From one Cyanobacterium stanieri PCC 7202 genomic stretch:
- a CDS encoding LSU ribosomal protein L5P (PFAM: ribosomal L5P family C-terminus; Ribosomal protein L5~COGs: COG0094 Ribosomal protein L5~InterPro IPR020929:IPR002132~KEGG: cyt:cce_4027 50S ribosomal protein L5~SPTR: 50S ribosomal protein L5) — MSRLKTYYQETITPKLKEQFGYTNIHQVPKITKVVINRGLGEASQNAKALESSLSELAIITGQKPVVTRAKKAIAGFKIRQGMPVGAMVTLRSDKMYAFLDRLISLALPRIRDFRGVSPKSFDGRGNYSLGVREQLIFPEIEYDSIDQIRGFDISIITTANTDEEGRALLKEMGMPFRDK, encoded by the coding sequence ATGTCAAGACTAAAAACTTATTATCAAGAAACTATCACTCCTAAACTCAAGGAGCAGTTTGGTTATACTAATATCCACCAAGTTCCTAAGATCACCAAAGTTGTTATCAATAGAGGTTTAGGAGAGGCTTCTCAGAACGCTAAAGCACTAGAGTCCTCACTTAGTGAACTAGCGATTATTACTGGACAAAAGCCCGTTGTTACCCGTGCTAAAAAGGCGATCGCAGGTTTCAAAATCCGTCAAGGAATGCCTGTAGGAGCCATGGTAACCTTAAGATCTGATAAAATGTACGCTTTCTTAGATCGTCTCATTAGCCTAGCATTACCTCGTATTCGTGACTTCCGTGGCGTAAGCCCCAAAAGTTTCGACGGTCGAGGAAACTACAGCTTAGGGGTGCGTGAACAGTTAATCTTCCCCGAAATCGAATACGACAGTATCGATCAAATTCGAGGTTTTGATATTTCCATTATCACCACCGCCAACACCGACGAAGAAGGGCGCGCATTACTAAAAGAGATGGGAATGCCCTTCCGTGACAAATAA
- a CDS encoding SSU ribosomal protein S13P (PFAM: Ribosomal protein S13/S18~TIGRFAM: 30S ribosomal protein S13~COGs: COG0099 Ribosomal protein S13~InterPro IPR018269:IPR001892:IPR019980~KEGG: cyt:cce_4037 30S ribosomal protein S13~PFAM: ribosomal protein S13~SPTR: 30S ribosomal protein S13;~TIGRFAM: 30S ribosomal protein S13): MARISGIDLPRDKRVEIGLTYLYGIGLVTSQKILAATGVNPDTRVKDLSDEDIAKLRAHIEENYQIEGDLRRLEAMNIKRLGDIGTYRGRRHRQGLPVRGQRTKTNARTRRGRRVAIAGKKKAPKK; the protein is encoded by the coding sequence ATGGCACGGATATCCGGTATTGACTTACCTCGTGACAAACGAGTAGAAATAGGACTAACCTACTTATACGGCATCGGTTTAGTAACCTCACAAAAAATCTTGGCTGCCACAGGAGTAAATCCTGACACCAGAGTTAAAGATTTAAGTGACGAAGATATTGCTAAACTCAGAGCCCACATTGAAGAAAATTACCAAATCGAAGGGGATTTGCGTCGTTTAGAAGCGATGAACATCAAGCGACTTGGGGACATTGGCACCTACCGTGGTCGTCGTCATCGTCAAGGTTTACCCGTCAGAGGGCAAAGAACCAAAACCAACGCCAGAACTCGTAGAGGGCGTAGAGTCGCTATCGCAGGGAAGAAAAAAGCACCTAAGAAATAA
- a CDS encoding bacterial translation initiation factor 1 (bIF-1) (PFAM: Translation initiation factor 1A / IF-1~TIGRFAM: translation initiation factor IF-1~COGs: COG0361 Translation initiation factor 1 (IF-1)~InterPro IPR006196:IPR004368~KEGG: cyu:UCYN_10470 bacterial translation initiation factor 1 (bIF-1)~PFAM: S1 IF1 family protein~SPTR: Bacterial translation initiation factor 1 (BIF-1);~TIGRFAM: translation initiation factor IF-1), translated as MSKKDLIEMEGTVTESLPNAMFRVDLDNGFNVLAHIAGKIRRNYIKILPGDRVKVELTPYDLSKGRITYRLKGKKS; from the coding sequence ATGTCAAAGAAAGATCTGATTGAAATGGAAGGCACCGTAACAGAATCCTTACCTAACGCCATGTTTCGCGTGGACTTAGACAACGGATTTAACGTACTTGCCCATATCGCAGGAAAAATTAGACGTAATTACATCAAAATTTTACCGGGCGATCGTGTCAAAGTAGAACTTACCCCCTACGACCTAAGTAAAGGAAGAATTACTTATCGTCTCAAAGGTAAAAAAAGCTAA
- a CDS encoding SSU ribosomal protein S17P (PFAM: Ribosomal protein S17~TIGRFAM: 30S ribosomal protein S17~COGs: COG0186 Ribosomal protein S17~InterPro IPR019979:IPR000266:IPR019984~KEGG: cyt:cce_4023 30S ribosomal protein S17~PFAM: ribosomal protein S17~SPTR: 30S ribosomal protein S17;~TIGRFAM: 30S ribosomal protein S17), translated as MAQKERVGVVVSNKMDKTAVVAVENRSPHPKYGKIVVKTKKYKAHDPENQCQEGDRVRIRETRPLSKTKRWELAEIISTKAI; from the coding sequence ATGGCACAAAAAGAAAGAGTAGGGGTAGTAGTTAGCAACAAAATGGATAAAACCGCTGTTGTTGCCGTTGAAAACCGTTCCCCCCATCCTAAATACGGCAAAATTGTCGTTAAAACTAAAAAGTACAAAGCACACGATCCCGAAAATCAATGTCAAGAGGGCGATCGCGTGAGAATCAGAGAAACCCGTCCCCTCAGCAAAACCAAACGCTGGGAATTGGCGGAAATTATCAGCACTAAAGCTATTTAA
- a CDS encoding SSU ribosomal protein S11P (PFAM: Ribosomal protein S11~TIGRFAM: 30S ribosomal protein S11~COGs: COG0100 Ribosomal protein S11~InterPro IPR018102:IPR001971:IPR019981~KEGG: cyu:UCYN_10490 SSU ribosomal protein S11P~PFAM: ribosomal protein S11~SPTR: 30S ribosomal protein S11;~TIGRFAM: 30S ribosomal protein S11) — protein sequence MAKPTKRGGPKKQKKNIPSGTAYIKSTFNNTIVTITDTTGNVISWATAGSSGFKGAKKGTPFAAQTAADSAARTAMDNGMKQVEVMVSGPGAGRETAIRALQGAGLEITLIRDITPIPHNGCRPPKRRRV from the coding sequence ATGGCAAAACCCACAAAACGGGGAGGTCCAAAAAAACAGAAAAAGAACATTCCTAGTGGTACTGCTTATATCAAATCCACATTTAACAATACCATTGTTACTATTACTGACACCACTGGCAACGTAATCTCTTGGGCAACCGCTGGATCTAGTGGTTTTAAAGGTGCAAAAAAAGGAACTCCTTTCGCCGCTCAAACCGCTGCCGACAGCGCCGCTCGTACCGCTATGGATAACGGTATGAAACAAGTGGAGGTGATGGTAAGTGGACCTGGGGCAGGAAGAGAAACCGCCATCAGAGCATTACAAGGAGCAGGATTAGAAATTACTTTAATTCGTGACATCACCCCCATTCCTCACAATGGTTGTCGTCCTCCGAAAAGAAGAAGAGTATAG
- a CDS encoding LSU ribosomal protein L36P (PFAM: Ribosomal protein L36~TIGRFAM: ribosomal protein L36, bacterial type~InterPro IPR000473~KEGG: syx:SynWH7803_0414 50S ribosomal protein L36~PFAM: ribosomal protein L36~SPTR: 50S ribosomal protein L36;~TIGRFAM: ribosomal protein L36~manually curated): protein MKVRASVKKICDKCRVIRRKGRVMVICENPKHKQRQG from the coding sequence ATGAAAGTTAGAGCATCAGTCAAAAAAATCTGTGACAAATGCCGTGTAATTCGTCGTAAAGGACGGGTTATGGTAATTTGTGAAAACCCAAAACATAAACAACGCCAAGGATAA
- a CDS encoding SSU ribosomal protein S8P (PFAM: Ribosomal protein S8~COGs: COG0096 Ribosomal protein S8~InterPro IPR000630~KEGG: cyu:UCYN_10400 SSU ribosomal protein S8P~PFAM: ribosomal protein S8~SPTR: SSU ribosomal protein S8P), producing the protein MPAHDTISDMLTRIRNACAVRHPTVAIPSTRMTRSIAEVLKTEGFIGTYEEVGEGVKKDIVLSLKYKGRNRQPIIHNIRRVSTPGLRVYSKKKDLPRVLGGIGVAIISTSHGIMTDREARKQGIGGEILCYIW; encoded by the coding sequence ATGCCAGCACACGACACCATATCAGATATGCTGACTCGTATTCGTAACGCTTGTGCCGTACGCCACCCGACCGTGGCAATCCCCAGCACTCGCATGACTCGCAGTATCGCTGAGGTATTAAAAACCGAAGGCTTTATCGGCACTTACGAAGAAGTCGGCGAAGGAGTAAAAAAAGACATCGTACTCTCCTTAAAATACAAAGGCAGAAATCGTCAGCCTATTATTCATAACATCCGTAGAGTAAGTACCCCCGGTTTAAGGGTTTATAGTAAGAAAAAAGACTTACCCAGAGTCCTCGGTGGTATTGGAGTAGCAATTATTTCTACTTCCCACGGCATCATGACCGATAGAGAAGCCAGAAAACAAGGTATCGGCGGAGAAATTCTCTGCTACATCTGGTAA
- a CDS encoding Adenylate kinase (PFAM: Adenylate kinase~TIGRFAM: adenylate kinases~COGs: COG0563 Adenylate kinase and related kinase~InterPro IPR000850:IPR006259~KEGG: syp:SYNPCC7002_A1046 adenylate kinase~PFAM: adenylate kinase~SPTR: Adenylate kinase;~TIGRFAM: adenylate kinase), protein MTRLIFLGAPGAGKGTQAEILAGHLGIPHISTGEILRGAIAQQTPLGVKAKSYVDNGDLVPDELILDLIKDRLSQDDAQKGWILDGFPRNVPQAEFLSTLLTELDQNCTAVINLEVPDSTLMQRLLGRGRKDDNEETIANRLEVYRQKTAPLIDFYQNAGLLKTVNGDRTLEEISTDLQTIVKS, encoded by the coding sequence ATGACTAGATTAATTTTTTTAGGCGCCCCAGGGGCGGGGAAAGGTACCCAAGCCGAAATTTTGGCGGGACATTTGGGTATTCCTCATATCTCCACTGGGGAAATTTTGCGCGGTGCGATCGCCCAGCAGACTCCTTTAGGAGTCAAAGCAAAGTCCTATGTGGATAACGGCGATTTGGTACCCGATGAGTTAATTCTTGATCTGATCAAAGATAGATTGAGTCAGGATGACGCTCAAAAAGGTTGGATTTTAGACGGGTTTCCCCGTAATGTTCCCCAAGCGGAGTTTCTTTCCACTCTCTTGACGGAATTAGATCAAAATTGTACGGCGGTAATTAACCTCGAAGTACCTGATTCTACTTTAATGCAAAGGCTTTTAGGTCGTGGCAGAAAAGACGACAACGAGGAAACCATCGCCAACCGTTTAGAGGTTTATCGTCAGAAAACTGCTCCCCTCATTGATTTTTATCAAAATGCAGGGTTATTGAAAACAGTTAATGGCGATCGCACCCTAGAAGAAATCAGCACTGACTTACAAACAATAGTGAAATCCTAA
- a CDS encoding LSU ribosomal protein L15P (PFAM: Ribosomal protein L18e/L15~TIGRFAM: ribosomal protein L15, bacterial/organelle~COGs: COG0200 Ribosomal protein L15~InterPro IPR005749~KEGG: cyc:PCC7424_3720 ribosomal protein L15~SPTR: 50S ribosomal protein L15;~TIGRFAM: ribosomal protein L15), protein MRLHNIGPKPSSKKRRRRIGRGISAGQGASGGFGMRGQKSRSGTGTKPGFEGGQMPLYRRVPKLKHFTVVNRKEYTIINVEKLAGLSANSEVTLDSLMDAGIITTNDGPLKVLGNGDLGVALNVKAAAWSKSAQEKIEAAGGSISAPDHGNTDQ, encoded by the coding sequence ATGAGACTTCATAATATTGGACCCAAACCCTCATCTAAAAAGCGTCGTCGCCGTATCGGTAGAGGTATTTCTGCTGGACAGGGTGCCAGTGGCGGTTTTGGGATGAGAGGTCAAAAATCTCGTTCTGGTACTGGTACTAAACCGGGTTTTGAAGGGGGACAAATGCCCCTTTACAGACGAGTACCTAAGTTAAAACACTTTACCGTTGTCAATCGTAAGGAATACACCATCATTAACGTAGAAAAGTTGGCAGGTTTATCTGCTAATTCTGAAGTTACCCTCGATTCTTTAATGGATGCGGGTATCATCACCACCAATGATGGCCCTTTGAAAGTTTTAGGTAATGGAGATTTAGGAGTTGCTTTAAATGTTAAGGCGGCTGCTTGGTCTAAATCTGCTCAGGAGAAAATTGAGGCCGCTGGTGGTTCAATTTCCGCCCCTGACCATGGCAATACTGATCAATAA
- a CDS encoding LSU ribosomal protein L18P (PFAM: Ribosomal L18p/L5e family~TIGRFAM: ribosomal protein L18, bacterial type~COGs: COG0256 Ribosomal protein L18~InterPro IPR005484:IPR004389~KEGG: cyh:Cyan8802_0234 ribosomal protein L18~PFAM: ribosomal protein L18P/L5E~SPTR: 50S ribosomal protein L18;~TIGRFAM: ribosomal protein L18) translates to MTINRKNLVQRRHLRIRKKVTGTAERPRLAVFRSNLHIYAQLIDDVAQHTLASASTLDKELRDKLGSSSNCDASAEVGKLVAQRALSKGIEKVVFDRGGNLYHGRVKALADAARETGLNF, encoded by the coding sequence ATGACTATTAACCGTAAAAATCTAGTCCAACGTCGCCATCTTCGCATTCGCAAAAAAGTAACTGGCACCGCTGAACGCCCTCGTTTAGCCGTATTTCGTTCCAATTTACATATTTATGCTCAATTAATTGACGATGTAGCCCAACATACCTTGGCGAGCGCATCTACTTTGGATAAAGAATTAAGAGATAAACTTGGTTCTAGCTCCAACTGTGATGCTTCCGCTGAAGTTGGTAAATTAGTCGCTCAAAGAGCATTATCCAAAGGCATTGAGAAAGTAGTTTTTGACCGTGGTGGTAACTTATACCATGGACGAGTCAAGGCCTTAGCTGATGCCGCCCGTGAAACAGGTCTTAACTTTTAA
- a CDS encoding SSU ribosomal protein S5P (PFAM: Ribosomal protein S5, N-terminal domain; Ribosomal protein S5, C-terminal domain~TIGRFAM: ribosomal protein S5, bacterial/organelle type~COGs: COG0098 Ribosomal protein S5~InterPro IPR018192:IPR013810:IPR005324:IPR005712~KEGG: cyt:cce_4031 30S ribosomal protein S5~PFAM: ribosomal protein S5 domain protein; Ribosomal protein S5~SPTR: 30S ribosomal protein S5;~TIGRFAM: ribosomal protein S5) — MAKEREQKDQRKGKQRKRREKDNSWQERVVQIRRVSKVVKGGKKLSFRAIVVVGNEKGQVGVGVGKAGDVINAVRKAVTDGKKHLITVKINKASSITHVSNGVAGGAKVFMRPAAPGTGVIAGGAVRTVLELAGIKNILAKQQGSNNPLNNARAAVNALEQIRSFSEAAQERDIPLEQIYS; from the coding sequence ATGGCAAAAGAGCGCGAACAAAAAGATCAACGCAAAGGCAAACAAAGAAAACGTAGAGAAAAAGACAACAGCTGGCAAGAAAGAGTGGTTCAAATCCGCCGTGTTAGTAAGGTTGTTAAAGGTGGTAAAAAACTTAGCTTCCGTGCCATCGTTGTTGTTGGCAACGAAAAAGGTCAGGTGGGAGTAGGAGTTGGTAAAGCAGGAGACGTAATCAATGCGGTTCGTAAAGCTGTTACCGACGGTAAAAAACACCTTATCACCGTTAAAATCAACAAAGCTAGTTCTATTACCCATGTCAGCAATGGTGTAGCTGGTGGAGCAAAAGTATTTATGCGTCCCGCCGCTCCCGGTACTGGGGTAATTGCAGGGGGTGCCGTGCGTACCGTCTTAGAATTAGCAGGAATTAAAAATATTTTAGCTAAACAACAAGGATCTAATAATCCTCTCAATAACGCTCGTGCGGCGGTTAATGCCCTTGAGCAAATCCGTAGTTTCTCTGAGGCTGCCCAAGAGAGAGATATTCCTTTAGAACAAATTTATTCATAA
- a CDS encoding LSU ribosomal protein L14P (PFAM: Ribosomal protein L14p/L23e~TIGRFAM: ribosomal protein L14, bacterial/organelle~COGs: COG0093 Ribosomal protein L14~InterPro IPR019972:IPR000218:IPR005745~KEGG: syn:sll1806 50S ribosomal protein L14~PFAM: ribosomal protein L14b/L23e~SPTR: 50S ribosomal protein L14;~TIGRFAM: ribosomal protein L14) — protein sequence MIQQQSYLNVADNSGARKIMCLRVLSTGNCTYGGIGDVIIAVVKDAIPNMAVKKSDIVRAVIVRTKHSLRRESGMSIRFDDNAAVIINKDNNPRGTRVFGPVARELRDRNFTKIISLAPEVL from the coding sequence ATGATTCAACAACAAAGTTACCTAAACGTAGCCGATAACAGTGGCGCTCGTAAGATTATGTGCTTAAGAGTGTTATCCACCGGTAACTGTACTTACGGTGGCATCGGTGACGTAATTATTGCCGTCGTCAAGGATGCAATTCCTAATATGGCAGTGAAAAAATCTGACATCGTTCGCGCGGTAATCGTACGCACCAAACACTCTTTACGTCGTGAAAGCGGTATGAGCATTCGTTTTGATGACAATGCCGCCGTGATCATCAACAAAGATAACAACCCCAGAGGTACCCGTGTATTTGGTCCTGTGGCGAGGGAATTGCGCGATCGCAACTTCACCAAGATCATTTCTTTAGCTCCGGAGGTACTCTAA
- a CDS encoding protein translocase subunit secY/sec61 alpha (PFAM: eubacterial secY protein~TIGRFAM: preprotein translocase, SecY subunit~COGs: COG0201 Preprotein translocase subunit SecY~InterPro IPR002208~KEGG: cyp:PCC8801_0234 preprotein translocase subunit SecY~PFAM: SecY protein~SPTR: Preprotein translocase subunit secY;~TIGRFAM: preprotein translocase, SecY subunit) has protein sequence MVVSREKTPTAQETFMQMAQAAGLRGRLLITVGLLIVVRLGIYIPVPGIDREAFEAAVQNLPFLGFLDLFTGGGLATVGIFALGILPYINASIIIQLLTSAVPALEDLQKNEGEAGRRKIAQITRYVALGWAIIQATGITIGLLRPYAISDSPIFIVETVLAITAGSMFVMWLSEVITERGLGNGASLLIFVNIVAVLPRTLGNTIDYAQTGGREAIAQVVLLILVFLVMIVGIVFVQEGTRRIPIISARRQVGRRLYRERTSYLPLRLNQGGVMPIIFASAVLVLPSSVAGFADGTPFNTFINNVALALRPGSIWYVVVYSLLIVFFSYFYASLISNPEDIAQNLKKMGSSIPGIRPGKATVAYIEGVLNRLTLLGAIFLTIVATVPTFVESATGVTTFQGFGATSLLILVGVAIDTAKQVQTYVISQRYEGMVKD, from the coding sequence ATGGTTGTCAGCAGAGAAAAAACTCCAACTGCTCAAGAAACCTTTATGCAAATGGCGCAGGCCGCAGGGCTTCGGGGTCGTTTGCTTATTACTGTAGGTTTATTAATTGTAGTTCGTTTAGGAATTTATATTCCTGTACCGGGTATTGACCGTGAGGCTTTTGAGGCGGCGGTTCAAAATTTACCTTTTTTAGGTTTTTTAGATCTCTTCACGGGGGGCGGTTTAGCCACTGTGGGGATTTTTGCGTTGGGAATTTTACCCTATATTAATGCTTCTATTATTATTCAGCTTCTAACTTCTGCTGTTCCTGCTTTGGAGGATTTACAGAAGAATGAGGGAGAAGCCGGTCGTCGTAAAATTGCTCAAATTACCCGTTATGTAGCCCTTGGTTGGGCTATTATTCAAGCCACGGGGATTACCATTGGTTTACTCCGTCCTTATGCTATCAGCGATAGTCCTATTTTTATCGTGGAAACGGTATTGGCGATTACTGCTGGTTCTATGTTTGTGATGTGGCTATCTGAGGTAATCACTGAGAGAGGTTTGGGAAATGGTGCTTCTTTGTTGATTTTTGTCAACATTGTGGCGGTGTTACCCCGTACTTTAGGTAATACCATCGATTATGCTCAAACTGGAGGAAGGGAGGCGATCGCCCAAGTGGTCTTACTCATCCTCGTTTTCTTGGTCATGATCGTGGGTATCGTCTTTGTACAGGAAGGAACTCGTCGTATTCCCATCATTTCCGCTCGTCGTCAAGTGGGGCGCCGCTTATACCGTGAGCGTACCAGTTACCTACCCCTAAGACTTAACCAAGGTGGTGTAATGCCCATCATTTTCGCTTCGGCGGTTTTGGTTTTACCATCTTCTGTGGCAGGGTTTGCCGATGGTACTCCTTTCAATACTTTTATTAATAATGTCGCTTTAGCACTGCGCCCCGGTTCTATCTGGTATGTGGTGGTTTACTCGTTATTGATTGTTTTCTTCAGTTATTTCTATGCTTCTTTGATTTCTAATCCTGAAGACATTGCCCAAAACTTGAAGAAAATGGGATCTAGTATCCCTGGAATTCGCCCTGGTAAAGCTACTGTGGCGTACATTGAAGGGGTTTTAAATCGTTTAACTTTATTGGGGGCGATTTTCTTAACTATTGTTGCCACTGTGCCTACTTTTGTGGAAAGTGCAACGGGAGTAACTACTTTCCAAGGTTTTGGTGCTACTTCTTTACTGATTTTGGTGGGGGTTGCCATTGATACTGCGAAACAGGTTCAAACCTATGTTATCTCTCAACGTTATGAAGGTATGGTTAAAGACTAA
- a CDS encoding LSU ribosomal protein L24P (PFAM: KOW motif~TIGRFAM: ribosomal protein L24, bacterial/organelle~COGs: COG0198 Ribosomal protein L24~InterPro IPR005825:IPR005824:IPR003256~KEGG: mar:MAE_57320 50S ribosomal protein L24~PFAM: KOW domain protein~SMART: KOW domain protein~SPTR: 50S ribosomal protein L24;~TIGRFAM: ribosomal protein L24), with translation MRSANQSKTTPARHKMHVKKGDTVQIISGKDKGKVGEILRAIPKDSTVIVKGVNIRTKHVKPRQQGESGQITTYEAPIHSSKVMLYSEKEKVASRISYVITEEGKKVRKLKKTGEIID, from the coding sequence ATGAGATCAGCAAATCAAAGCAAAACCACCCCCGCCAGACATAAAATGCACGTCAAAAAAGGTGATACCGTGCAAATCATCTCTGGCAAAGACAAGGGTAAAGTAGGAGAAATCCTCAGAGCCATCCCCAAAGATAGCACCGTCATCGTCAAAGGGGTTAACATCAGAACCAAACACGTCAAACCCCGTCAACAAGGGGAATCTGGTCAAATCACCACCTATGAAGCTCCCATTCATAGCTCCAAAGTAATGCTTTATTCTGAAAAAGAAAAAGTAGCTAGTCGCATTAGCTATGTCATTACTGAAGAAGGTAAAAAGGTGAGAAAATTGAAAAAAACTGGCGAAATCATTGATTAA
- a CDS encoding LSU ribosomal protein L6P (PFAM: Ribosomal protein L6~TIGRFAM: ribosomal protein L6, bacterial type~COGs: COG0097 Ribosomal protein L6P/L9E~InterPro IPR002358:IPR020040:IPR019906:IPR000702~KEGG: syn:sll1810 50S ribosomal protein L6~PFAM: Ribosomal protein L6, alpha-beta domain~SPTR: 50S ribosomal protein L6;~TIGRFAM: ribosomal protein L6): protein MSRIGKRPIAIPAKVNVDINGQNVSVSGPKGNLARELPSLVTVVQEGETIQVNRENDSRKARERHGLCRTLVANMIDGVSQGFEKKLEIQGVGYRAQAQGSKLTLNVGYSKPVEMQMPEGISVAVNSNTEVVVSGIDKELVGNMAAKIRAVRPPEVYKGKGIRYAGEYVRRKVGKAGKK, encoded by the coding sequence ATGTCTCGTATTGGAAAACGTCCCATAGCGATACCTGCCAAAGTAAACGTCGATATTAACGGTCAAAACGTTAGCGTTTCCGGCCCTAAAGGCAACCTCGCCAGAGAATTACCCTCTTTGGTTACCGTTGTCCAAGAAGGGGAAACCATCCAAGTAAACCGTGAAAACGACTCCCGCAAAGCTAGAGAAAGACACGGCCTATGCCGTACCCTCGTAGCCAACATGATTGACGGAGTCAGTCAAGGTTTCGAGAAAAAACTCGAAATTCAAGGGGTAGGTTATCGTGCCCAAGCACAAGGATCAAAATTAACCCTTAACGTCGGTTATTCTAAACCCGTAGAAATGCAAATGCCCGAAGGCATCTCCGTTGCTGTTAACAGCAATACCGAGGTCGTCGTCAGCGGTATTGATAAAGAATTAGTAGGCAACATGGCGGCGAAAATCCGTGCGGTTCGTCCTCCTGAAGTTTATAAAGGAAAAGGTATTCGCTACGCTGGTGAATATGTAAGACGTAAAGTAGGTAAAGCAGGTAAGAAATAA
- a CDS encoding LSU ribosomal protein L29P (PFAM: Ribosomal L29 protein~TIGRFAM: ribosomal protein L29~InterPro IPR001854~KEGG: cyc:PCC7424_3711 ribosomal protein L29~PFAM: ribosomal protein L29~SPTR: Ribosomal protein L29;~TIGRFAM: ribosomal protein L29) — MAFPKVADARKLNDEELAQEIVNAKKKLFQLRLEQTTGRLETPHQFKHTKRWIAQLLTVQGERQRGVSNTTQA, encoded by the coding sequence ATGGCTTTTCCTAAAGTCGCAGATGCAAGAAAACTCAATGATGAGGAACTCGCTCAAGAGATCGTTAACGCCAAGAAAAAGCTCTTTCAACTAAGATTAGAGCAAACCACTGGTCGCCTCGAAACACCTCATCAATTTAAGCACACTAAACGTTGGATTGCTCAATTATTGACCGTTCAAGGTGAACGTCAAAGAGGAGTTTCCAACACTACTCAAGCATAA